The following coding sequences lie in one Corynebacterium anserum genomic window:
- a CDS encoding helix-turn-helix domain-containing protein, with product MPNNENGIYLTVAEVAELMRVSKMTVYRLVHAGDLPAVQVGRSFRVHEKAVEEYLGSSVYQGGTQAG from the coding sequence ATGCCTAACAACGAAAACGGAATTTACCTGACCGTCGCAGAGGTTGCAGAGCTGATGCGCGTATCGAAGATGACCGTGTACCGCCTCGTGCACGCCGGGGATCTTCCCGCAGTTCAGGTAGGCCGCTCCTTCCGCGTACATGAGAAGGCTGTCGAAGAATATCTCGGCTCCAGCGTGTACCAGGGTGGAACTCAGGCTGGCTAA
- a CDS encoding 30S ribosomal protein bS22: MGSVIKKRRKRMSKKKHRKMLRRTRVQRRKLGK, from the coding sequence ATGGGTTCTGTGATCAAGAAGCGCCGCAAGCGCATGTCCAAGAAGAAGCACCGCAAGATGCTGCGCCGTACGCGTGTTCAGCGCCGGAAGTTGGGCAAGTAA